One part of the Myxococcales bacterium genome encodes these proteins:
- a CDS encoding Fpg/Nei family DNA glycosylase has protein sequence MPEGDTIFRAARTLSLALAGRVVTRFDTGYAHLATVDAGRPVAGRTVETVEARGKHLLMSLSDDLILVTHMRMSGSWHVYRPGESWQKARSRARIVLETEAFVAVGFDVPVARFLTAAALARDPQLRSLGPDLLDTGFSTKQALANLAAGEGREVAEALLDQRVMAGLGNVFKSEVLFMAGVNPFALVADLDLTTRARLVQLARTSIRDNALDPQVQAPTYTGLRRTTRRADPRARLWVYGRSGQPCRRCGTPIVERKQGVHARTTFFCPTCQPPRRP, from the coding sequence ATGCCCGAAGGCGATACGATCTTCCGTGCCGCACGTACGCTGTCCTTGGCGCTCGCGGGGCGTGTGGTCACGCGCTTCGACACGGGCTACGCTCACCTCGCGACCGTGGATGCGGGCAGGCCGGTGGCAGGCCGCACGGTTGAAACCGTGGAGGCGCGGGGCAAGCACCTTCTCATGAGCCTATCGGACGATCTGATCCTGGTCACACACATGCGCATGAGTGGCAGCTGGCACGTCTACCGCCCCGGGGAATCCTGGCAAAAAGCCCGCAGCCGGGCCCGCATCGTTCTCGAAACGGAGGCCTTCGTGGCGGTGGGCTTCGACGTGCCGGTGGCACGCTTCCTCACCGCCGCGGCCCTCGCGCGTGACCCCCAGCTCCGCAGCCTGGGGCCCGACTTGCTCGATACGGGATTCAGCACGAAGCAGGCGCTCGCCAACCTGGCGGCCGGAGAAGGACGCGAGGTGGCCGAAGCGCTCCTCGACCAGCGCGTGATGGCCGGGCTTGGCAACGTGTTCAAGTCCGAGGTGCTGTTCATGGCCGGGGTGAACCCGTTTGCGCTCGTGGCCGATCTCGACCTCACGACCCGGGCGCGCCTCGTGCAGCTGGCGCGCACGTCAATCCGCGACAACGCCCTCGACCCCCAGGTCCAGGCGCCCACGTACACAGGCTTGCGCCGGACCACGAGGCGCGCCGATCCGCGCGCGCGGCTGTGGGTCTACGGACGAAGCGGGCAGCCCTGCCGGCGCTGTGGCACGCCCATCGTCGAGCGCAAACAAGGCGTGCACGCGCGCACCACGTTCTTTTGCCCGACCTGTCAGCCGCCGCGCCGCCCCTGA
- a CDS encoding DEAD/DEAH box helicase, giving the protein MLPSALPAALAGFHPAVGTWFARTFAAPTAAQSQAWPVLQRGESTLLLAPTGSGKTLAAFLHAIDRLMFAPVPATPRCRVLYVSPLKALAVDVERNLRAPLTGIGHVALDRGDVFHTPSIALRTGDTPARERARLLRAPADILITTPESLYLLLTSQAREGLRHVETVIVDEIHALVPTKRGAHLALSLERLEALGGRPLQRVGLSATQNPLAEVARFLGGLAGRAEPAPAPEDPLVFGDTTDKAAPYRPVTIVDAGLKKALALRVEVPVEDMREIGRVIDIPSGPAAQGPVRASIWTAMHPRLLELVKAHRSTLIFVNSRRIAERLAAALNELAGETLVYAHHGSLALSQRAEIEDRLKLGQVRALVATSSLELGIDMGAVDLVVQIEAPPSVASGLQRIGRGGHQVGATSQGVLFPKYRADLLACAALTRAMNEGEVEPVAYPRNALDVLAQQLVAMVAMEPWGAEALYETVCKAAPYAHLPRAAFENLLDMLSGRYASDDFAELRPRLTWDRAAGTLSARESARRVAVTSGGTIPDRGLYGVYLAVGSERGHARIGELDEEMVFESRPGETFVLGASTWRIEEITHDRVLVSPAPGEAGKMPFWRGDAAGRSVQLGRKVGALVRELRGLSAASGRALLVKRHGLDEAAAQNLLAFLSDQAAATRVVPDERTLVVERVRDELGDYRVCVLSPLGGRVHAPWAMAVAARVRAETGAEVETMWTDDGLVVRFPETENPPDVRLLLPEPEELEDLLMQQLGGTAVFAARFREAASRALLLPRRHPGRRAPLWQTRKRAADLLAVAAQAGSFPILLEAYRECLRDTFDLPALLEVLRGIKSGQIAVHTVDADVPSPFAGTLLFGFVANYIYDGDAPLAERRAQALSIDQAQLRELLGDVELRDLLDPEALETLEAELVQPVPRERLRTADGLADLLLRLGELSRAEIERKMLPGTAAAALTTLLRERRAVELFVAAEPRVLAIEHASRYRDALGLPLPPGLPESLLRPVADPLGDLLLRYARTHGPFTTAEPAARWGVPAATLAPTLRRLREAQKLLEGAFRPGGREREYCAPEVLSSLRRRSLAKLRKEVEPAAPAVLARTIAHWQGLRQKRGGLDAVMDAVEKLQGAPLPASLVETEIFPARVDNYLPGDLDALAAAGELVWVGLSPLGPRDGRVALYLTDALPRLHRAPTVDEDALTPRERAVLINLRGAGASFFAAVAEAVGGFANETVEALWSLVWKGLVTNDTFGVLRTYTRPAGERSGRRVLRDGRSFQSRRLAPANAQGRWSLVEARTAHRARPNDTERAAALARQLLERHALLTRDALAAEDLVGGFSAVYDTLKLMEEAGRIRRGYFVEGVAATQFAEPAALELLRALRTPPETPEVLCLAALDPANPYGSLLPWPASPESPAAASGDPEAEGPNPRALLRTVGAHVVLVDGQLGAYLSRGHRQLRVWLPEDEPDRGRRARLVAEAIAHHARHGGQTGEGVLLTHIEGASARVHPFADALVQAGFVATAAGLQMRRGPRDKGVAPRRA; this is encoded by the coding sequence ATGCTGCCCTCCGCGCTGCCCGCGGCCCTCGCCGGCTTCCACCCCGCCGTGGGGACGTGGTTTGCGCGCACCTTCGCGGCTCCCACGGCGGCCCAAAGCCAAGCCTGGCCCGTGTTGCAGCGAGGCGAGAGCACCTTGCTCTTGGCCCCCACCGGCAGCGGCAAAACCCTGGCGGCCTTCCTGCACGCCATCGACCGGCTGATGTTTGCGCCGGTGCCCGCGACGCCGCGCTGCCGCGTGCTTTACGTGTCCCCGCTCAAGGCGCTTGCCGTGGATGTCGAGCGCAACTTGCGCGCGCCGTTGACGGGTATCGGTCACGTGGCCCTCGATCGCGGCGACGTGTTCCACACGCCGTCGATCGCGCTGCGCACGGGCGACACCCCCGCGCGGGAGCGGGCGCGGCTTCTGCGCGCGCCCGCGGACATCCTCATCACCACACCCGAATCGCTTTATCTGCTGCTCACCTCCCAGGCCCGCGAGGGGCTGCGCCACGTCGAGACGGTGATCGTGGACGAGATCCACGCGCTCGTGCCCACCAAGCGGGGCGCGCATCTGGCGCTGTCCCTGGAACGCCTCGAGGCGCTGGGGGGACGGCCCCTGCAGCGCGTGGGGCTGTCGGCCACGCAGAACCCGCTCGCCGAGGTGGCCCGCTTTTTGGGCGGCCTCGCAGGGCGCGCCGAGCCGGCCCCCGCGCCCGAAGATCCGCTGGTGTTCGGAGACACGACCGATAAAGCGGCCCCGTACCGCCCCGTCACGATTGTGGATGCGGGCCTCAAAAAGGCCCTGGCTCTCAGGGTGGAGGTGCCCGTGGAGGACATGCGGGAGATCGGCCGTGTGATCGACATCCCGAGCGGCCCGGCTGCACAGGGCCCCGTGCGCGCCTCGATCTGGACGGCCATGCACCCGCGCCTGCTCGAGCTGGTCAAGGCACACCGGTCGACGCTCATTTTCGTGAACAGCCGCCGCATCGCCGAGCGTCTCGCCGCCGCACTGAACGAGCTGGCTGGGGAGACGCTGGTGTACGCGCACCACGGCTCTCTCGCGCTCTCCCAGCGCGCCGAGATCGAAGACCGTCTCAAGCTAGGGCAGGTGCGCGCGCTCGTGGCGACGTCTTCGCTCGAGCTCGGCATCGACATGGGCGCGGTGGACCTGGTCGTGCAGATCGAAGCGCCCCCTTCGGTGGCCAGCGGCCTTCAACGGATCGGCCGAGGCGGCCATCAGGTGGGCGCCACCAGCCAGGGCGTTCTGTTTCCCAAGTACCGCGCCGATCTGCTCGCGTGCGCAGCCCTCACGCGCGCCATGAACGAAGGTGAGGTCGAGCCGGTGGCGTACCCGCGCAACGCGCTCGACGTGCTCGCCCAGCAGCTGGTCGCGATGGTGGCCATGGAGCCGTGGGGCGCCGAAGCGCTCTACGAAACCGTGTGCAAGGCCGCACCCTACGCACACCTTCCGCGCGCGGCGTTCGAGAACCTGCTCGACATGCTGTCGGGCCGCTACGCGTCCGACGACTTCGCCGAGCTGCGGCCACGCCTCACCTGGGATCGTGCGGCCGGCACCTTGAGCGCGCGCGAGAGCGCCCGGCGCGTGGCTGTGACGAGCGGGGGCACCATCCCGGATCGCGGCCTTTACGGCGTGTACCTGGCGGTGGGCAGCGAACGGGGGCACGCCCGCATCGGCGAGCTCGACGAAGAGATGGTGTTCGAGAGCCGGCCCGGGGAGACCTTTGTCCTCGGCGCCTCGACGTGGCGGATCGAAGAGATCACACACGATCGTGTGCTGGTGTCGCCTGCGCCCGGCGAGGCGGGCAAGATGCCCTTTTGGCGCGGCGACGCCGCCGGGCGCTCGGTGCAACTGGGACGCAAAGTGGGCGCGCTCGTACGCGAGCTGCGCGGGCTTTCCGCCGCCAGCGGACGGGCGTTGCTGGTCAAGCGCCACGGGCTCGACGAGGCGGCGGCCCAGAACCTGCTGGCGTTCCTCAGCGATCAGGCGGCGGCCACGCGGGTGGTGCCGGACGAGCGCACGCTCGTGGTGGAGCGGGTGCGCGACGAGCTCGGCGACTACCGCGTGTGTGTGTTGTCGCCGCTCGGGGGCCGGGTGCACGCACCCTGGGCGATGGCGGTGGCGGCCCGGGTGCGCGCGGAAACGGGCGCCGAGGTCGAAACGATGTGGACCGACGACGGCCTGGTGGTGCGTTTTCCCGAAACGGAAAACCCTCCCGATGTCCGGCTGCTCCTGCCCGAGCCGGAAGAGCTCGAGGATCTGCTGATGCAGCAGCTCGGGGGCACCGCCGTGTTCGCCGCGCGCTTCCGGGAGGCTGCCTCGCGCGCGCTGCTCCTGCCTCGCCGCCACCCGGGACGGCGCGCGCCGTTGTGGCAAACGCGCAAGCGCGCCGCCGACCTGCTCGCGGTGGCGGCCCAAGCGGGCTCGTTTCCGATCCTGCTCGAGGCTTACCGCGAGTGCCTGCGCGACACCTTCGATCTTCCCGCCCTGCTCGAGGTGCTGCGCGGGATCAAGAGCGGACAGATCGCCGTTCACACCGTGGACGCCGACGTGCCCTCCCCCTTCGCGGGCACCCTGCTTTTCGGCTTCGTGGCCAACTACATCTACGACGGCGACGCCCCCTTGGCCGAACGGCGGGCGCAGGCGCTTTCCATCGATCAGGCGCAGCTGCGGGAGCTCCTGGGTGACGTCGAGCTGCGCGATCTCCTCGATCCCGAAGCGCTCGAGACGCTCGAAGCCGAGCTGGTCCAACCCGTGCCGCGCGAGCGGCTGCGCACGGCCGACGGGCTCGCCGATCTGCTGCTCCGCCTGGGGGAGCTGTCCCGCGCCGAGATCGAGCGCAAAATGCTCCCGGGCACGGCCGCGGCCGCGCTCACAACCTTGTTGCGCGAACGGCGCGCCGTGGAGCTCTTCGTGGCCGCCGAGCCGCGTGTGCTGGCCATCGAACACGCGAGCCGCTACCGCGACGCTTTGGGCTTGCCCCTGCCTCCCGGGCTTCCTGAGTCGCTGCTGCGTCCGGTGGCCGATCCTCTGGGCGACCTGCTGTTGCGTTACGCCCGCACCCACGGCCCCTTCACGACCGCCGAGCCGGCGGCGCGCTGGGGGGTCCCGGCCGCCACGCTCGCGCCCACCTTGCGGCGCCTGCGTGAGGCCCAAAAACTGCTCGAGGGGGCCTTCCGGCCGGGCGGCCGCGAACGCGAGTATTGCGCCCCCGAGGTCTTGAGCAGCCTGCGCCGGCGCTCCCTGGCGAAGCTGCGCAAAGAGGTCGAGCCTGCAGCCCCTGCCGTACTGGCACGCACGATCGCGCACTGGCAGGGGCTGAGACAAAAGCGTGGGGGCCTCGACGCCGTCATGGACGCGGTGGAGAAGCTGCAGGGGGCGCCGCTGCCGGCCTCACTCGTCGAAACCGAGATCTTCCCCGCGCGGGTCGACAATTACCTGCCCGGAGATCTCGACGCCCTCGCCGCCGCGGGCGAGCTCGTCTGGGTGGGCCTGTCGCCGCTCGGCCCCCGCGACGGCCGCGTGGCGCTCTACCTCACCGATGCGCTCCCGCGCCTTCACCGCGCGCCCACCGTGGACGAAGACGCGCTGACCCCGCGGGAGCGTGCGGTGCTCATAAACCTGCGCGGCGCGGGGGCCTCGTTCTTCGCCGCCGTGGCCGAAGCGGTGGGCGGCTTTGCCAACGAGACCGTGGAGGCGCTTTGGTCCTTGGTGTGGAAGGGCCTGGTCACGAACGACACCTTCGGCGTGTTGCGGACGTACACGCGTCCTGCGGGTGAGCGCAGCGGGAGGCGGGTGCTGCGCGACGGACGTTCCTTTCAATCGCGACGCCTCGCGCCCGCCAACGCGCAGGGGCGGTGGTCCCTGGTCGAAGCGCGCACGGCTCATCGGGCGCGCCCGAACGACACGGAGCGGGCCGCCGCGCTGGCCCGGCAGCTGCTCGAGCGGCACGCCCTTTTGACCCGCGACGCGCTGGCGGCCGAGGATCTCGTGGGCGGGTTTTCCGCCGTGTACGACACGCTCAAGCTCATGGAGGAAGCCGGCCGCATTCGCCGCGGGTACTTCGTGGAGGGCGTGGCCGCCACACAGTTCGCCGAGCCCGCCGCCCTCGAGCTTTTGCGTGCGCTGCGTACGCCCCCCGAAACGCCCGAGGTCTTGTGCCTCGCCGCTTTGGATCCCGCCAACCCGTACGGCTCGCTCTTGCCGTGGCCGGCAAGCCCGGAGAGTCCGGCCGCTGCCAGCGGCGATCCGGAGGCCGAAGGGCCAAATCCCCGCGCCTTGCTGCGCACCGTGGGCGCGCACGTGGTGCTCGTCGATGGGCAGCTCGGGGCGTATCTTTCGCGAGGCCATCGCCAGCTGCGCGTGTGGCTGCCCGAAGACGAGCCCGACCGCGGACGCAGGGCCCGGCTCGTGGCCGAAGCCATTGCCCATCACGCACGGCACGGGGGGCAGACAGGCGAAGGCGTGCTGCTCACGCACATCGAGGGCGCTTCGGCGCGGGTGCATCCCTTCGCCGACGCGCTGGTGCAGGCAGGCTTCGTGGCCACGGCGGCCGGCCTCCAGATGCGGCGGGGCCCCCGAGACAAAGGGGTCGCGCCCCGCCGCGCGTGA
- a CDS encoding ankyrin repeat domain-containing protein has product MQHPYPLAQQLVDAATFGDAAWVCSLLARGADTEGRDETYRTPLHLSVLSGDRDAVRALLEAGADANARDREGATPLHLAARRRDLSLAYLLVTYGADVNAQDWAGSSVLWQAVIVGLSSSAVVQFLRRQGASDTAPNPAGYCAQDLAGRLGVPFEPLANECRGH; this is encoded by the coding sequence ATGCAGCATCCCTACCCGCTGGCTCAACAACTCGTGGACGCCGCCACCTTCGGTGACGCCGCGTGGGTGTGCAGCCTCCTGGCACGCGGGGCCGACACCGAAGGCCGAGACGAGACGTACCGAACGCCTCTTCACCTCTCCGTGCTGAGCGGCGACCGTGACGCCGTGCGGGCGTTGCTCGAAGCCGGCGCCGACGCCAACGCCCGGGATCGCGAGGGCGCCACGCCCTTGCATCTGGCGGCGCGCCGCCGTGATCTGTCCCTGGCTTATTTGCTGGTGACGTACGGGGCCGACGTCAACGCCCAGGACTGGGCCGGCAGCTCCGTGCTGTGGCAGGCCGTGATCGTGGGCCTCTCGTCGTCGGCCGTGGTGCAGTTCCTCCGGCGGCAGGGCGCAAGCGATACAGCGCCCAACCCCGCAGGCTACTGCGCCCAGGATCTCGCCGGGCGCCTCGGTGTTCCGTTCGAGCCCCTGGCGAACGAGTGCCGCGGCCACTGA
- a CDS encoding TetR/AcrR family transcriptional regulator, which produces MTQDNLATVGRRERRKQQTRRALLDAAMELFAERGVYATRLEDITERADLGKGAFYNYFESKDALIAELISEGVQRLSVNLQGLDPEKPFNDRVGFVITAHERFFDEHPEQIVLFHQARGLLKLKTQGTSRLRQAFANYLVVIAGALWGDEGVTAESHPRRLDIVTALVGAITGYRSFRIAVGAPVNPDTIVGVLTAGLPDDETVRSRGATRPSVKAQG; this is translated from the coding sequence ACCGTGGGGCGCCGGGAGCGGCGCAAGCAACAGACCCGACGAGCCCTGCTGGATGCGGCCATGGAGCTCTTCGCCGAGCGGGGGGTCTACGCCACCCGGCTCGAGGACATCACCGAGCGGGCCGACCTGGGCAAAGGGGCCTTCTACAATTACTTCGAATCGAAGGACGCCCTCATCGCCGAGCTGATCTCGGAAGGGGTTCAGCGCCTCTCCGTGAACCTTCAGGGCCTCGACCCCGAAAAGCCGTTCAACGACCGCGTTGGATTCGTCATCACGGCACACGAACGCTTCTTCGACGAGCACCCCGAGCAGATCGTGCTCTTTCACCAGGCCCGCGGCTTGCTCAAGCTGAAGACCCAGGGCACGAGCCGCTTGCGGCAGGCCTTTGCCAACTACCTCGTGGTCATCGCGGGCGCGCTGTGGGGCGACGAGGGCGTGACCGCCGAGTCACATCCCCGCCGGCTCGACATCGTGACGGCTCTCGTGGGCGCGATCACCGGGTACCGTTCGTTCCGCATCGCCGTGGGCGCCCCCGTCAACCCTGACACGATCGTTGGCGTGCTCACCGCCGGGCTGCCCGATGACGAGACGGTGCGTTCCCGTGGGGCCACCCGGCCAAGCGTGAAGGCGCAAGGCTAA